One stretch of Stigmatella aurantiaca DNA includes these proteins:
- a CDS encoding RtcB family protein, with protein sequence MSWIQRLEKVSEGHYVLPKTKTMRVDADLFLSDKLLHGEGPDSPGLEEAVFSQVVNAASFPGVTRVAVTPDCHVGYGVPIGTVVETDGILLPTAAGYDIGCGMVQLKTTLTAEDVADPGKRRQWIDQVIRRIAVGVGASRAQHQRKVDARTFAEVVRHGAKALGRTNSTTERDFIPVEDDRVDIPERAAGKRDQLGSLGGGNHFTEMQVDEEGRVWVMLHTGSRGFGWNIAKHFFVEGARERGLGSRSEDFIWLDAETRLGREYWNLHNMAANFAVANRLIIGEAVCAALEDVFGGTADIYYEISHNLIQKEAGKFVARKGATRAFPKGHPSLRKTSWEHTGHPILIPGSMETGSAILFAEEGAAKSIYSVNHGSGRRLSRGEARRVLRQDETDQRMAEAGILLNTRNTPLDESGPCYKNLDDVLETVEMAGLARVAHRLTPVACIKGTD encoded by the coding sequence ATGAGCTGGATTCAACGTTTGGAGAAGGTCTCGGAGGGGCACTACGTGCTGCCGAAGACCAAGACGATGCGGGTCGACGCCGACCTGTTCCTGTCCGACAAGCTCCTCCATGGCGAGGGGCCGGACAGCCCGGGCCTGGAGGAAGCCGTCTTCTCCCAGGTCGTCAACGCCGCCTCCTTTCCGGGCGTCACGCGCGTGGCGGTGACGCCGGACTGCCATGTGGGCTACGGGGTGCCCATCGGCACCGTGGTGGAGACCGACGGCATCCTGCTGCCCACCGCGGCCGGCTACGACATCGGCTGCGGCATGGTGCAGCTCAAGACGACGCTGACGGCCGAGGACGTGGCGGACCCGGGCAAGCGCCGGCAGTGGATCGACCAGGTGATTCGCCGCATCGCCGTGGGCGTGGGCGCCAGCCGCGCGCAGCACCAGCGCAAGGTGGACGCGCGCACCTTCGCGGAGGTGGTGCGCCATGGCGCCAAGGCCCTGGGGCGCACGAACTCCACCACCGAGCGGGACTTCATCCCCGTGGAGGACGACCGGGTGGACATCCCCGAGCGCGCCGCGGGCAAGCGTGACCAGCTGGGCAGCCTGGGCGGCGGCAACCACTTCACCGAGATGCAGGTGGATGAGGAGGGCCGGGTGTGGGTGATGCTGCACACGGGCAGCCGGGGCTTCGGGTGGAACATCGCCAAGCACTTCTTCGTGGAAGGGGCGCGCGAGCGGGGGCTGGGCTCGCGCAGCGAGGACTTCATCTGGCTGGACGCGGAGACGCGGCTGGGGCGCGAGTACTGGAACCTGCACAACATGGCGGCCAACTTCGCCGTGGCCAACCGGCTCATCATCGGCGAGGCGGTGTGCGCGGCGCTCGAGGACGTGTTCGGCGGCACCGCGGACATCTATTACGAGATTTCCCACAACCTCATCCAGAAGGAGGCTGGGAAGTTCGTGGCCCGCAAGGGCGCCACGCGCGCCTTCCCCAAGGGGCACCCCTCGCTGCGCAAAACCTCCTGGGAGCACACCGGCCACCCCATCCTCATCCCGGGCTCCATGGAGACGGGCAGCGCCATCCTCTTCGCCGAGGAGGGGGCCGCCAAGTCCATCTACTCGGTGAACCACGGCTCGGGCCGCCGGCTGTCCCGGGGCGAGGCCCGGCGGGTGCTGCGCCAGGACGAGACCGACCAGCGCATGGCCGAGGCGGGGATTCTGCTCAACACCCGGAACACGCCGCTGGATGAGTCGGGCCCCTGCTACAAGAACCTGGATGACGTGCTGGAGACGGTGGAGATGGCGGGGCTGGCGCGGGTGGCCCACCGCCTGACGCCGGTGGCCTGCATCAAGGGCACGGACTGA
- a CDS encoding TIGR02266 family protein, with protein MRPPSNTFLRPITTREAELTRAEAELSALETRTADQVARASTEATTLAQRLNQIRTELAQVQSDTGDVSLPEIGARLQAAAIPELAVEVARDRALNARKEALEVRTKANEEVQIALHAFIQQTQALTRELAEAEARLKSATEAARLRRQQEAARARQPPPPPPGARPPLPPRAPSSASLSAMPPPPPVAKRARGRVRLQAQIHLKSDSNFFTGFTSDVLAGGLFVATVETVPRGTPVDLDFTLPGGRPHKVSGVVRWLREPNDHMPDLMPGMGVQFQDVPPEVASAISSFMAQREPLFYPD; from the coding sequence ATGAGGCCGCCCTCCAATACCTTTCTTCGTCCCATCACCACGCGCGAGGCCGAGCTCACGCGCGCCGAGGCCGAGCTGTCGGCGCTCGAGACGCGCACGGCGGATCAGGTGGCCCGTGCCTCCACCGAGGCCACCACGCTGGCCCAGCGGCTGAACCAGATCCGCACCGAGCTGGCCCAGGTGCAGTCCGACACAGGAGATGTGTCCCTGCCGGAGATTGGCGCCCGGCTCCAGGCCGCCGCCATCCCAGAGCTGGCCGTGGAGGTGGCGCGGGACCGGGCCCTCAACGCCCGCAAGGAGGCCCTGGAGGTCCGCACCAAGGCCAACGAAGAGGTGCAGATCGCCCTGCATGCCTTCATCCAGCAGACCCAGGCGTTGACGCGGGAGCTGGCCGAGGCGGAGGCCCGCCTCAAGAGCGCCACCGAAGCGGCCCGCCTGCGCCGCCAGCAGGAAGCGGCCCGGGCCCGTCAGCCGCCCCCGCCCCCGCCGGGCGCCCGGCCTCCGCTGCCTCCCCGGGCCCCTTCCTCGGCATCCCTGAGCGCCATGCCTCCGCCCCCGCCCGTGGCCAAGCGGGCGCGCGGGCGGGTGCGGCTCCAGGCGCAGATTCACCTGAAGAGCGACTCCAACTTCTTCACGGGCTTCACTTCGGACGTGCTTGCCGGGGGGCTCTTCGTCGCCACGGTGGAGACGGTGCCCCGCGGTACCCCGGTGGACCTGGACTTCACCCTGCCCGGGGGGAGGCCCCACAAGGTCAGCGGCGTGGTGCGCTGGCTGCGCGAGCCGAATGACCACATGCCGGACCTGATGCCGGGCATGGGGGTGCAGTTCCAGGACGTGCCGCCCGAGGTGGCCAGCGCCATCTCCAGCTTCATGGCCCAGCGCGAGCCGCTCTTCTACCCCGACTGA
- a CDS encoding cupin domain-containing protein, which translates to MRSDGETPPTLGIGTAARGESCWRPRWDWRRASPDTGAETNTAAESPLEQAVEKVNLENKFSLFSEHWKPKVVGELNGQQVKLAKLSGSFVWHHHEAEDELFLVVKGHLRIELRDRTVALGPGEFLIIPRGVEHRPVAEGEVEVLLFEPSSTLNTGNVRDERTASTLEHL; encoded by the coding sequence ATGAGAAGCGATGGCGAAACACCTCCCACGCTGGGCATCGGCACGGCGGCGCGGGGCGAGAGCTGCTGGCGTCCACGGTGGGACTGGCGCAGGGCCTCGCCGGACACCGGGGCGGAGACGAACACCGCCGCCGAGAGCCCGCTGGAACAGGCCGTGGAGAAGGTGAACCTGGAGAACAAGTTCTCCCTCTTCTCCGAGCACTGGAAGCCCAAGGTGGTGGGGGAGCTGAACGGCCAGCAGGTGAAGCTCGCCAAGCTGAGCGGCTCGTTCGTGTGGCACCACCACGAGGCCGAGGACGAGCTGTTCCTGGTGGTGAAGGGCCACCTGCGCATCGAGCTGCGGGACCGGACGGTGGCGCTGGGGCCCGGCGAGTTCCTCATCATCCCCCGGGGCGTGGAGCACCGGCCCGTGGCGGAAGGCGAGGTGGAGGTGCTGCTCTTCGAGCCGTCCTCCACGCTGAACACCGGCAACGTGCGCGACGAGCGCACGGCGAGCACGCTCGAGCACCTTTGA
- a CDS encoding MBL fold metallo-hydrolase: MALRVHHLNCTTMCPPGGRLMDGRMDVSGPAALVCHCLLVETDRSLVLVDTGFGLNDVLRPRPRLSPLFLKGLCRPQLSEGMTAIRQIERLGFKPTDVTDILLTHLDFDHAGGLDDFPWARVHLLDAEYLGAVAQKTPLDQRRFRPSQWMNVNWVTYPKPEAGERWFGFECVRDLAGLPPELLLVPLQGHTVGHSGIALQVGGRWLLHAGDAYFHHREMDVDKRRCPPGLRFYQTLMEKNRRQRLYNQERLRELVKGHGSEVTVFSAHDAVEFERLESLEKVPLDSPFLTFPLESERPPTLHA; this comes from the coding sequence ATGGCGCTGCGCGTTCACCACCTCAATTGCACGACGATGTGTCCACCGGGTGGCCGGTTGATGGACGGGCGCATGGACGTCTCGGGCCCGGCGGCGCTGGTGTGCCACTGCCTGCTGGTGGAGACGGACCGGAGCCTGGTGCTGGTGGACACAGGCTTTGGGCTCAATGACGTGCTGAGGCCCCGGCCCCGGCTGAGCCCGCTGTTCCTGAAGGGACTGTGCCGGCCCCAGCTCAGCGAGGGGATGACGGCCATCCGGCAGATCGAGCGGCTGGGCTTCAAGCCCACGGACGTGACGGACATCCTGTTGACGCACCTGGACTTCGACCACGCGGGTGGGCTGGATGACTTCCCCTGGGCGCGGGTGCACCTGCTGGACGCGGAGTACCTGGGCGCGGTGGCGCAGAAGACGCCGCTCGACCAGCGGCGCTTCCGGCCCAGCCAGTGGATGAACGTGAACTGGGTCACCTACCCGAAGCCCGAGGCGGGAGAGCGCTGGTTCGGCTTCGAATGCGTGCGCGACCTCGCAGGCCTGCCGCCGGAATTGCTCCTCGTACCGTTGCAGGGCCACACGGTGGGACACTCGGGCATCGCGCTGCAGGTGGGTGGCCGGTGGCTGCTGCACGCGGGGGATGCGTACTTCCACCACCGGGAGATGGACGTGGACAAGCGGCGGTGCCCGCCGGGCCTGCGCTTCTACCAGACGTTGATGGAGAAGAACCGGCGCCAGCGCCTGTACAACCAGGAGCGTCTGCGCGAGCTGGTGAAGGGCCACGGCTCCGAGGTGACGGTCTTCAGCGCCCACGACGCGGTGGAGTTCGAGCGGCTGGAGTCGCTGGAGAAGGTGCCGCTCGACTCGCCCTTCCTCACCTTCCCGCTGGAGAGCGAGCGCCCCCCCACGCTGCACGCGTGA